One Polynucleobacter sp. SHI8 genomic window, GTAAAGGACTTTAGCCTAATCTCTATTATCGCGAGTAACGAGTTTGCACTGACCGTAGCAAATAATTTTCCTGCCAAAAATCTGAAAGAATTTGTTACGTATGTGGGCTATAAACCAAATGATGTTCCCTATGCTTCTGCTGGTAGCGGAACCTTAAGTCACTTAACAACTGAGCTGTTTAACTACCGTGCAAAATTAAAAATGGTTCATGTTCCATACAAAGGAGGGGCTCCTGCAATTGCTGATGTGATGGGTGAACAGGTGCCCATGTATTTTGCAAATTTAGCAGAAGCCAGCCAACCTTTCAAGTCTGGAAAAGTCAAGGTATTGGCCACCTCAGGCTTAAAAAGAAGTGCTCTCTTCCCGCAAGTACCAACGATCGCAGAATCTGGATATCCAGGGTTTCATACATCGACTTGGAATGGCTTAGCTGCTCCTGCAGGCACACCCCCTGATATCATTGAGAAAATGGTCAAAGCCCTCAAGGTCATTGGACAAACTAGTGACTTCAACTCTCGTATGCAAAATATTGGCGTTGAAGTCATCTGCAACACCCCCGAAGAATTTAATCAAGTGCTCAAGCAAGATCTCATCAAATGGTCTGATGCTGTCAAAATGACGGGGGCCACGGTCAATTAAGCGATATGTTTGAGGTTTTTGTGGGGAAGTTTGTATTGCGATGTAAGCGAAAATGACAATTTTTCGACATTTTCATGAAGTGAAGTAATTGATGGTTAAAATGAAACGATTAAGATCTGATTTGCTTCCTTCTAACTATATGGATTCACCCCTCTTTCTAGATACCAACTTTTCCCAAATCACCGATACTCAATGGGAAAACTTATTTCAATTAGCTAAAGACAAATCTATCGTTCAAAGAAGAGACGATCTTTTCACGGGTAAAAAAATTAACCTGAGTGAAAATCGCCCCGCACTCCACACTGCCCTTCGTAATCTTTCTAAAAAACCAGTGCTTGTAGATGATGCTGATGTCATGCCAATGATTGAAGAAGTTTGGCGTCAGATCGATCGCAGTTGCAATAAGTTTGTTGGTGTTACAGATATTATTCATATTGGTATTGGTGGCTCTGATTTTGGGCCGCGCTTAGTTTGCGATGCACTCAAAAACCCACGCTCATCAGAAAAAAATCATATTAGGGTTCATTTTTTATCGAATGTGGATAGCTCCGATTTGGCTTCTATTCTAGAAAAAACAAAAGCTAAAAGTACGCGCATTATTATTGTCTCTAAAGCCTTTACAACGGCTGAAACTCTTCTCAATGCTAAAGCAGTTATGGCATGGCTCAGCGCTCAAGGGATTAAACCTGCTCAAGCCTCAAAGATGATTTATGCCATTACAGCAAATCCTCAATTAGCAAAACAATTCGGGGTTTTAGACGATCATATTTTTCCATTTTGGGATTGGGTCGGCGGCCGCTTTTCTGTATGGTCAGCAGTGGGTTTACCCATTGCACTGAAATTTGGCTTTGATACTTTTCAGGATTTTTTAGCTGGCGCTCAAGCCATGGACCAACACTTCCTTCAAAGCCCTGAAGCCACCAATCAACCGTTACGTTTAGCACTTGCGTTATACCATCAGCAAAAAACTCTCAACGTGAAGTCTCAAGCCATTATTCCCTACGCCCAATCTCTCAATTTATTTCCTCATTGGCTACAACAATTAGAAATGGAAAGTAATGGCAAGACCGCTGGTGTCGATGGTCAGGCAGTACCTTTTAGTGCGCCGGTCATTTTCGGCATTCCTGGCACGAATGCACAACATTCTTTTTTCCAAATGCTGCATCAAGGTCCCGAAGTTATTCCAGTTGACTTGATTGCTGTTCATGAATCCATGAGCGATATTTTTCAAAACCAAGCTCACCATCAACAACTTTGGGCGAATTGTCTTGCACAATCTCAAGCGTTTGCAATGGGACAAGGCGATCCATCAAACTTAAACCACTACTACCCCGGCAAACGCCCTAATAATTTGATTGTTTTACCTCGCCTCGACGCCTTCCACTTAGGTGCCTTAATGGCTCTATATGAGCATCGTACTTTCTGTTTAGGTGTTCTCTATGGTCTCAATTCTTTTGACCAGCCTGGCGTAGAACTTGGAAAAAAATTAGCTATACCCATTGAAGAAGCACTTCGTTCAGATTCAGATGTATCGAAC contains:
- the pgi gene encoding glucose-6-phosphate isomerase produces the protein MVKMKRLRSDLLPSNYMDSPLFLDTNFSQITDTQWENLFQLAKDKSIVQRRDDLFTGKKINLSENRPALHTALRNLSKKPVLVDDADVMPMIEEVWRQIDRSCNKFVGVTDIIHIGIGGSDFGPRLVCDALKNPRSSEKNHIRVHFLSNVDSSDLASILEKTKAKSTRIIIVSKAFTTAETLLNAKAVMAWLSAQGIKPAQASKMIYAITANPQLAKQFGVLDDHIFPFWDWVGGRFSVWSAVGLPIALKFGFDTFQDFLAGAQAMDQHFLQSPEATNQPLRLALALYHQQKTLNVKSQAIIPYAQSLNLFPHWLQQLEMESNGKTAGVDGQAVPFSAPVIFGIPGTNAQHSFFQMLHQGPEVIPVDLIAVHESMSDIFQNQAHHQQLWANCLAQSQAFAMGQGDPSNLNHYYPGKRPNNLIVLPRLDAFHLGALMALYEHRTFCLGVLYGLNSFDQPGVELGKKLAIPIEEALRSDSDVSNLHPVTAQRIQWFKKPNFK
- a CDS encoding tripartite tricarboxylate transporter substrate binding protein, whose amino-acid sequence is MRALFFLFLLCFQGLSFGQSWPNHPVKIIVPFSAGGNTDSIARITADELTKAFGQPFVVENKPGANGAIAANFVAKAPADGYTLLLAVLPQMAVLPAMTKTAYDPVKDFSLISIIASNEFALTVANNFPAKNLKEFVTYVGYKPNDVPYASAGSGTLSHLTTELFNYRAKLKMVHVPYKGGAPAIADVMGEQVPMYFANLAEASQPFKSGKVKVLATSGLKRSALFPQVPTIAESGYPGFHTSTWNGLAAPAGTPPDIIEKMVKALKVIGQTSDFNSRMQNIGVEVICNTPEEFNQVLKQDLIKWSDAVKMTGATVN